A segment of the Leptolyngbya sp. NIES-3755 genome:
TAAGAACGTAGAGACACGATCGATTCGCATCTCTACAATCAAGCGTTAGATCAGTTTGATGGCGCGGAACGTAAAGAACAAGGCATACGCAAGCGCGATCACACCACCGACGATTAAGAAATAAGCTACAACTGCGGACATAAATTCTGTCTCCTAACTTCCTAACAAAACTATACAGAAAAATGGAGGTCGGTTGATAAGATCAACTTCTACGCCGTTTTTGAGACCGATTCATGCCGTCTGTTATTCCTGTTGCACTGCCGCAAAATTCGTATGAGATTGTGATTTCGTCGATCGCGGAAATTGGCGATCGAATGCAGGCACTACCCAAATTGGGCAAAAAAGCTCTTGTC
Coding sequences within it:
- a CDS encoding cytochrome b6-f complex subunit 6 (ab initio prediction:Prodigal:2.6;~protein motif:HAMAP:MF_00433), which translates into the protein MSAVVAYFLIVGGVIALAYALFFTFRAIKLI